The sequence below is a genomic window from Sphingomonas jaspsi DSM 18422.
ACACCACCTTCAAATCGGGGAAGTCGTGGACCAGCGACGCGAGCACGCGGTCGATGAACACCGCTTCGCGATCGAACACGTCGACGTCGTGGCTCGTAACCTCGCCATGGACGAGCAGCGGCATGCCGATCGCCTGCATCCGTTCCAGCGCCGCCCAGATGTTGCGGATGTCGGTGACGCCGCTATCGCTGTTGGTGGTCGCGCCCGCCGGATAGAGCTTGGCCGCGACCCACACCCGTTCGGCATGGCCGCGCGCCAGCTCGTCGCCGCTGGCCTTGTCGGTGAGGTAGCAGGTCATCAGCGGCGTAAAGCCCTCACCTGCTGCCGCGACGATCCGGTCGCGGTAAGCCGAGGCCTGTTCGACGGTCGTGACCGGCGGGACGAGGTTGGGCATGACGATGGCGCGCGCGAACTGGCGCGCGGTATAGGGCGCGACAAGCTGCAGCATCTCGCCGTCACGAAGATGCACATGCCAGTCGTCGGGCCGGCGGATGGTGATTGTATCGGTCACGCGGGCTCCTTAGCTAAAGGGCATGGCCGCGACTACCCTCACCGACCGCGCAATCATCCGCCTTAACGGCGAGGACGTTCGTGGCTTCCTGCAGGGCCTCGTCACCAGCGACGTCACGAAGGCGCTTCCGGTCTGGGCAGGATTGCTCACGCCCCAGGGCAAATGCCTGTTCGACTTCATCGTCTGGGCCGACGGCGACGACCTGCTGATCGATTGCGAAGCGGAGCAGGCCGACGCGCTGGCGAAGCGGCTGA
It includes:
- the pyrC gene encoding dihydroorotase, which produces MTDTITIRRPDDWHVHLRDGEMLQLVAPYTARQFARAIVMPNLVPPVTTVEQASAYRDRIVAAAGEGFTPLMTCYLTDKASGDELARGHAERVWVAAKLYPAGATTNSDSGVTDIRNIWAALERMQAIGMPLLVHGEVTSHDVDVFDREAVFIDRVLASLVHDFPDLKVVFEHITTKQAAQFVADAPANVGATITPQHLMLNRNALFQGGLRPHAYCLPVVKREEHRLAVRAAAVSGNPKFFLGTDSAPHVVGAKESSCGCAGLFNAPFAIEAYAQVFDEDGALDRLEAFASLNGPAFYGLPINDELMTLVRGGEIVPDRIGEVVPYGAGSAFGWRIQD